A genomic stretch from Erigeron canadensis isolate Cc75 chromosome 9, C_canadensis_v1, whole genome shotgun sequence includes:
- the LOC122583128 gene encoding uncharacterized protein LOC122583128 yields the protein MKVHPVSNITITNSATICKLRRLPHIFSKVLELPFYSNTNVSVQETPESFKFIVDTDDDIIVDAHIAAHTIEIFPGVTKVIVRGTHYNNVVVNNEMEVGLWRFRLPEDTQPELATAVFGRGELVVTVPKNVVNLDRNGVWGGQNGRFVLVQ from the coding sequence ATGAAGGTCCATCCAGTTTCAAACATAACCATCACCAATTCAGCAACAATATGCAAACTCAGGCGTCTGCCACACATTTTTTCAAAAGTTCTTGAACTCCCATTTTACTCAAACACCAATGTTTCGGTCCAAGAAACACCCGAATCGTTCAAGTTCATTGTCGATACAGACGACGACATAATAGTAGATGCCCATATTGCAGCACACACTATTGAAATATTTCCGGGTGTTACTAAAGTTATTGTTAGAGGTACACATTATAATAATGTAGTTGTTAATAATGAAATGGAAGTTGGTTTGTGGCGGTTTAGGTTGCCAGAAGACACCCAACCAGAGTTAGCTACTGCGGTGTTTGGTCGGGGTGAACTTGTTGTTACTGTCCCTAAAAATGTTGTTAATTTGGATAGAAATGGAGTTTGGGGTGGTCAAAATGGGAGGTTTGTTTTAGTACAATGA
- the LOC122582389 gene encoding uncharacterized protein LOC122582389, with protein sequence MVGTKEDLWVTAKSVEDLDWRKNKERGSNGHKSFIQTSMEMNGITFQDMQRVARGFYDEPADEDLPPVSNTDSDGKIINKSSLDHDEEEEEDLGQYDCSSESDIDIPALVKLLDDTSTDYSDDDDDDDDDDASSDDSAKPKEALKLKSFLQELHLEKYLTKFQKQKIGMSLVPIMTDCDLLVIGIKDKDDRKKIREALKAMPRDVSTSRRAF encoded by the exons atggtgGGAACGAAGGAAGATCTATGGGTGACGGCGAAGAGTGTGGAGGATTTGGATTGGAGGAAGAACAAGGAGAGGGGGTCTAATGGCCACAAAAGCTTCATCCAGACTTCAATGGAAATGAATGGGATTACATTCCAAGACATGCAACGAGTTGCACGTGGTTTTTATGATGAACCAGCAGATGAGGATTTGCCCCCCGTCTCCAACACCGACTCTGATGGTAAAATCATTAACAAATCATCTTTAGATCAtgatgaggaggaggaggaggatttgGGCCAGTATGATTGTTCGTCTGAGTCGGATATTGATATCCCTGCGTTGGTCAAGTTATTAGATGATACTAGCACTGATTATagcgacgatgatgatgatgatgatgatgatgatgctagCTCTGATGATTCGGCAAAGCCAAAAGAG GCATTAAAGTTGAAGAGTTTCTTACAGGAACTGCATCTTGAGAAGTATTTGACTAAATTCCAAAAACAGAAA ATTGGCATGTCTCTTGTTCCAATCATGACGGATTGTGATCTACTTGTTATAGGAATCAAAGATAAG GATGACAGAAAGAAGATCCGTGAGGCGTTGAAGGCTATGCCGCGAGATGTGTCAACCAGCAGGCGTGCTTTCTGA